Proteins found in one Cellulomonas palmilytica genomic segment:
- a CDS encoding pilus assembly protein FlpE: protein MAELPVGTWRDRDGGTPRPTPDTPVVSPPRGPGGAAAAWGASPPRPAPVGARTERGRALVVGVVGARGGAGASTFAAALAARFARRTATALVDLDRASAGVDVLLALEDSDGVRWPDLTSARGDVDGAQVLALLPRWGPCAVLSADRHRPGLPDSGVLADVLHALAGVCGVVVLDLERVGVVTGDSFASVCDAVVVVAPRDLRAVAGLLALRTSLVAHGAFVGVVTAGPSPGGLGSGELAQAVDLPVLARLGVDRRTAAATERGGVPLTGAVARAAARVAREVQRAAPAPASAGAVRDEPALAVVRGAW from the coding sequence GTGGCGGAGCTCCCCGTGGGGACATGGCGTGATCGGGACGGCGGCACCCCCCGCCCGACGCCCGACACGCCCGTCGTCTCCCCACCTCGTGGCCCGGGCGGCGCGGCGGCGGCGTGGGGCGCGTCGCCGCCGCGTCCTGCGCCGGTCGGCGCCCGCACGGAGCGTGGCCGCGCGCTCGTCGTCGGGGTGGTCGGTGCGCGCGGGGGAGCCGGGGCGTCGACGTTCGCGGCCGCGCTCGCGGCACGGTTCGCGCGGCGGACCGCCACCGCGCTCGTCGACCTCGACCGGGCCTCGGCGGGCGTCGACGTGCTGCTCGCGCTCGAGGACAGCGACGGCGTGCGCTGGCCCGACCTGACGTCGGCTCGCGGCGACGTCGACGGCGCGCAGGTGCTCGCGCTCCTGCCGCGCTGGGGTCCGTGCGCCGTGCTCTCCGCGGACCGGCACCGGCCCGGGCTGCCGGACTCAGGCGTGCTCGCCGACGTGCTGCACGCGCTCGCCGGCGTGTGCGGGGTCGTCGTGCTCGACCTCGAACGGGTCGGTGTCGTCACCGGCGACTCGTTCGCGTCGGTGTGCGACGCGGTCGTCGTCGTCGCACCGCGGGACCTGCGCGCCGTCGCGGGCCTGCTGGCCCTGCGCACGTCGCTCGTCGCGCACGGGGCGTTCGTCGGGGTGGTGACGGCGGGACCGTCGCCCGGCGGGCTGGGGTCCGGCGAGCTCGCGCAGGCGGTCGACCTGCCGGTGCTGGCACGGCTCGGGGTCGACCGGCGGACCGCCGCGGCGACGGAGCGCGGAGGCGTACCGCTCACCGGGGCCGTCGCTCGGGCCGCGGCGCGGGTCGCACGGGAGGTCCAGCGGGCCGCCCCGGCACCGGCGTCCGCCGGCGCGGTCCGTGACGAGCCCGCGCTCGCCGTCGTGCGAGGCGCGTGGTGA